The Aedes aegypti strain LVP_AGWG chromosome 3, AaegL5.0 Primary Assembly, whole genome shotgun sequence genome contains a region encoding:
- the LOC5574430 gene encoding cartilage-associated protein, which translates to MWFKCTLTFAVLLKIACSTEEDFGTSDQATSFIDLYEKGVQSYLSNEFEDCVYFLEFALDKYRNYYETTANCRIECEYESRNIKNKGDFLHPDDVENLNFYELILKRTLCLTKCRKRNSNYLPFEGDFDNYFMDIFKNREAYSYLHVCYTKTNQMTLAASAALTYMVKHPGDEMMKKNFEIAIEKPGVDKEGIIDLEEKKFVKLFVAGILAINDKEWENAISFLESSIMQFIYDENQCRAYCEGEFDHGFMPDFVSAIGNHFTNVLYCKRNCTREMGMVRGKYYYNLFAGHYQYLQMAYYEVGKFEESYRSGISFLMFNKDDLDMLNSLKMIEKEIKGKMNENFFRVRREANEYFNRNVYEDKLASYIKTEFNRLSESDEDITDEQPGDVHNDETLKETANDADETDEINHKSVQEDMIYQTPSNGYQREEL; encoded by the exons ATGTGGTTTAAGTGTACATTAACGTTCGCGGTTTTACTTAAAATAGCATGTTCAACAGAAGAAGATTTTGGTACTAGTGATCAAGCTACTTCATTCATTGATCTCTACGAAAAGGGAGTACAGAGCTACTTGTCGAACGAGTTTGAAGATTGTGTATATTTCCTGGAATTTGCTCTCGACAAGTACAGAAATTACTATGAAACAACCGCTAATTGTAGAATCGAATGCGAATATGAGAGCCGAAACATTAAAAACAAAGGTGATTTTCTGCATCCGGATGATgtggaaaatttgaatttttatgaatTGATACTCAAACGGACTCTGTGCCTTACAAAATGCCGAAAACGAAACTCTAACTATCTTCCGTTTGAGGGTGATTTTGATAACTACTTTATGGATATATTTAAAAACAGAGAAGCATACTCTTATCTACATGTGTGTTACACAAAA ACGAACCAAATGACATTAGCAGCATCCGCTGCACTAACCTACATGGTTAAGCATCCCGGCGACGAGAtgatgaagaaaaatttcgagATTGCTATTGAGAAGCCGGGTGTCGACAAGGAGGGAATCATCGATTTGGAGGAAAAG aaatttgtcAAGCTATTCGTTGCTGGTATACTGGCGATAAACGACAAAGAGTGGGAAAATGCAATCTCGTTCTTGGAAAGTTCGATCATGCAATTCATCTACGACGAGAACCAGTGCCGTGCATACTGTGAAGGAGAATTCGATCACGGATTTATGCCAGATTTTGTGTCTGCCATCGGAA ATCATTTCACCAATGTGTTGTACTGTAAAAGGAACTGCACTCGAGAGATGGGCATGGTACGCGGGAAGTATTATTACAATCTTTTCGCCGGACATTATCAGTATCTGCAAATGGcatattatgaag ttggCAAATTCGAAGAATCGTATAGATCTGGTATTAGTTTTTTGATGTTCAACAAGGACGATTTAGACATGTTGAACAGCTTGAAAATGATCGAGAAGGAAATTAAaggaaaaatgaatgaaaatttcttcagagttcgcAGG GAGGCCAACGAATATTTCAACAGGAATGTATACGAAGATAAATTGGCATCGTATATCAAAACAGAGTTCAATAGACTTTCGGAATCGGACGAAGACATCACAGATGAGCAACCTGGAGATGTACACAATGATGAAACGTTGAAGGAAACTGCTAATGATGCTGATGAAACTGATGAG ATCAATCACAAGTCTGTCCAAGAAGATATGATTTACCAAACTCCCAGTAATGGATATCAACGGGAAGAGCTTTAA